From Klebsiella electrica, the proteins below share one genomic window:
- the nudK gene encoding GDP-mannose pyrophosphatase NudK: protein MSLNINVIKDKLLSENYFILRNMTYELTRSDGSVVRHKREVYDRGNGATVLLYNRRKQTVVLVRQFRVATWVNGNEDGMLIETCAGLLDNDEPEACIRKEAIEETGYEVGDAHKLFELYMSPGGVTEIVHFFIAEYSDAQRKTRGGGVEDEDIDVLELPFNQALQMVANGEIRDGKAVILLQYLQTSGLMAGLSDKSD, encoded by the coding sequence ATGTCACTCAACATCAACGTTATCAAAGATAAACTCCTCTCTGAAAACTACTTTATTCTGCGCAATATGACCTACGAGCTGACGCGTAGCGACGGCAGCGTGGTCCGTCATAAGCGCGAGGTGTACGATCGCGGCAACGGCGCTACGGTGCTGTTGTATAACCGCCGTAAGCAAACCGTCGTGTTGGTCCGTCAGTTTCGTGTCGCCACCTGGGTCAACGGTAACGAGGACGGAATGCTGATTGAAACCTGCGCCGGGTTGTTGGATAACGACGAGCCCGAAGCCTGTATCCGCAAAGAGGCCATCGAAGAGACCGGATACGAAGTGGGCGATGCGCATAAGCTGTTCGAGCTGTATATGTCTCCCGGCGGGGTGACCGAAATTGTTCACTTCTTTATCGCCGAGTACAGCGATGCGCAGCGTAAAACGCGCGGCGGCGGCGTTGAAGATGAAGATATCGATGTGCTGGAGCTGCCTTTCAACCAGGCGTTGCAGATGGTTGCCAACGGCGAGATACGCGATGGAAAGGCGGTGATCCTGCTGCAATACCTGCAAACATCGGGACTGATGGCGGGGTTATCTGATAAATCTGATTGA
- the aegA gene encoding formate-dependent uric acid utilization protein AegA, whose product MNHFIISDSRKCIGCKACEVACVMAHNGEQHVLTPQRFLPRITVMKHEQKRNAITCRHCESAPCARSCPNDAIHQINDSVQVDEEKCIGCKSCMVACPFGVMTIVLLPAESGKVKASAHKCDLCSGREGGPSCVQHCPAQALQLATEATLSAMARQRRLSTARLDAQPWHAHPVDMPLAEAVTKVSQMAATPSRNEADKRAAAVRKRDFAEIVQPFNAGQAQQASARCLQCGEHSICEWTCPLHNHIPQWIERVQAGDIDAAVALSHQTNCLPEITGRVCPQDRLCEGACTLRDEHGAVTIGNIERYISDQALAQGWRPDLSRVVDSGKKVAIIGAGPAGLACADRLIRNGVQPVVFDRHPEIGGLLTFGIPAFKLEKSLLARRREIFTEMGIRFELECEVGKDVALTTLLAGYDAVFIGAGTYRSMKAGLPNEEAPGVYDALPFLIANTKQVMGLSEKPEEPYINTRGLNVVVLGGGDTAMDCVRTALRHGAKKVTCAYRRDEANMPGSKKEVKNAREEGAEFEFNVQPVTLERDSDGRVNGVRFLRTQLGEPDAQGRRSPSPLPGSEFVMPADAVIMAFGFHPHGMPWLESVGVQLDSRGRIKASVESRYRYQTTHDKIFAGGDAVRGADLVVTAMAEGRHAAQGIMDYLGVKSALLH is encoded by the coding sequence ATGAACCACTTTATTATCAGCGATAGTCGCAAATGCATCGGCTGCAAAGCCTGCGAAGTGGCCTGCGTGATGGCGCACAACGGCGAACAGCACGTCCTGACCCCGCAGCGCTTCTTACCGCGCATAACCGTGATGAAGCACGAGCAAAAACGTAACGCAATAACATGTCGCCATTGTGAAAGCGCCCCCTGCGCCCGTAGTTGCCCGAATGATGCCATTCACCAGATAAATGACAGCGTGCAGGTTGACGAGGAAAAGTGCATCGGCTGTAAATCCTGCATGGTGGCCTGTCCGTTTGGTGTCATGACGATCGTGCTGTTACCGGCGGAGTCGGGGAAAGTGAAAGCCAGCGCGCATAAATGCGATCTGTGCAGCGGCCGTGAAGGCGGGCCATCCTGCGTGCAACACTGTCCGGCGCAGGCGCTGCAGCTGGCGACGGAAGCGACCCTTTCCGCGATGGCCAGACAGCGGCGCCTGAGTACGGCGCGGCTGGATGCGCAGCCGTGGCATGCGCATCCAGTCGATATGCCATTAGCGGAAGCTGTCACCAAAGTCAGCCAGATGGCGGCAACGCCATCGCGCAACGAGGCGGATAAACGGGCCGCAGCGGTCCGTAAGAGGGATTTTGCCGAGATAGTTCAGCCCTTTAACGCCGGACAGGCGCAGCAGGCTTCGGCGCGCTGCCTGCAGTGCGGTGAACACAGTATCTGCGAATGGACCTGTCCGCTGCATAACCATATTCCCCAGTGGATTGAACGGGTACAAGCGGGGGATATCGACGCCGCCGTGGCGCTGTCCCATCAGACCAACTGCCTGCCGGAGATAACCGGCCGCGTTTGCCCGCAGGATCGCCTGTGTGAAGGGGCCTGTACGCTGCGTGATGAACATGGCGCGGTGACCATCGGCAACATCGAGCGCTATATCTCCGACCAGGCGCTGGCGCAAGGCTGGCGGCCGGATCTCTCCCGGGTTGTCGACAGCGGAAAAAAAGTCGCCATTATCGGCGCCGGGCCTGCGGGGCTGGCCTGCGCTGACCGGTTGATCCGAAACGGCGTGCAGCCGGTGGTCTTTGACCGTCATCCGGAAATTGGCGGGTTGCTGACTTTCGGCATTCCGGCCTTCAAGCTGGAAAAGTCGCTGCTGGCCCGGCGCCGGGAGATTTTTACTGAAATGGGTATCCGCTTTGAACTGGAGTGTGAAGTGGGCAAGGACGTGGCGTTAACCACCTTGCTGGCCGGGTACGACGCGGTATTTATCGGCGCCGGAACCTATCGTTCGATGAAAGCGGGGCTGCCGAATGAAGAGGCCCCGGGCGTTTATGACGCGCTGCCGTTCCTGATTGCCAATACTAAGCAGGTTATGGGGCTGAGCGAGAAACCGGAAGAGCCATACATCAATACCCGCGGACTGAATGTCGTGGTGCTGGGGGGCGGCGATACGGCGATGGATTGCGTGCGCACCGCGCTACGTCACGGGGCGAAAAAGGTGACCTGCGCCTATCGTCGCGATGAGGCCAATATGCCGGGGTCGAAAAAAGAGGTGAAAAACGCGCGTGAAGAGGGGGCGGAGTTCGAATTTAACGTTCAGCCGGTGACGCTGGAGCGGGATAGCGACGGCCGGGTTAACGGCGTACGGTTTCTGCGCACCCAACTGGGCGAACCGGATGCGCAGGGGCGTCGCAGCCCATCGCCGCTGCCGGGCAGCGAGTTCGTGATGCCGGCCGATGCGGTGATCATGGCTTTTGGATTCCATCCCCACGGGATGCCGTGGCTGGAGTCCGTCGGCGTACAGCTCGATAGCCGGGGGCGGATTAAGGCCAGCGTCGAGAGCCGCTACCGCTATCAGACCACGCACGACAAAATTTTTGCCGGCGGAGATGCCGTGCGCGGCGCCGATCTGGTGGTGACGGCGATGGCCGAAGGTCGTCATGCGGCGCAGGGGATTATGGATTATCTCGGCGTAAAATCGGCGCTGCTTCACTAA